The Rhodamnia argentea isolate NSW1041297 chromosome 7, ASM2092103v1, whole genome shotgun sequence genome contains the following window.
TTAATGTTGTCTCATCTAGGATCAATGCATCTACCGGGAAAGATATCgatcatagagagagagagagaagcccgCGTACCAGGAGTGGAAGTTGGCGATCCCGCCGGAGACCTCGCCGGAGATAGAGCTGCTGATCAGCGGAATGCACAATCTTAGAGAATAGACCAACAACTTATGTGCAATTATTAATTGCAGCAGCAGGTGTATGTGTTTTGCTTTATAACATGTTGCTTCTCAGTTCTTACCATTGCAACTGCTGGTGGGCGGAGTCTGGACGTTGCAAGCGGGAGGCAGCTTCAGCGCCTGAGTCTGATTGATGTTCACGCCCAGCGCGGACGACGCGCTCCCGTTCAGGACCTCGCAGAGGCACAGCGGCTCCGACTTGACGACACTCGCGAGCTGAGTGCAGCAGGCTGATGACGGCACCGAGGAGTTGCCCGTGATGAAGCTCAGGCACGGGGACAGGCTCGTCAACGCGCTACCGCAGCTCGTCTGGGCCTCCACTCCGGCCCAAAGTAGTGCTGCTGCTGCAGCGACGAGCGCCGTGACGAGCATTGCAGACCGTGGGGCCTTCATTGCAGCTGTTGGACTAGGATTATCGTCGGTGAATTGGGGTGGGGTGGTCAGGAAGACTTTGTGGATCATgtatataaaggaaaaa
Protein-coding sequences here:
- the LOC115752015 gene encoding non-specific lipid transfer protein GPI-anchored 5-like; translation: MKAPRSAMLVTALVAAAAALLWAGVEAQTSCGSALTSLSPCLSFITGNSSVPSSACCTQLASVVKSEPLCLCEVLNGSASSALGVNINQTQALKLPPACNVQTPPTSSCNALSPARSPAGSPTSTPGGRSSDGSNASLKWSLVLFTLFMASHEAVVLVQNSLDPI